GACTCCGGTTGTAATCGATCTGGATAAAAATTCTTTCCATCTAAATTCGGAAGAGCTTACACAGAAATTAATAGATCCTTCTATTAAAGCGATTATTTTAGATCATTCTTTTGGCTCTATCGCAGATGCAAAACGTTACGACTTTAAAGGAATCCCGGTCATCGAAGATATTTCCGAAGTTTTAGGCGCACAAAGTGCAACTTTTATTCCTGGAAAACAAGGAAGTCTTGCCGTTTGTGGACTTTCTGTAGATCAAATGATCACAACTGGAAATGGCGCTATGATCATTACGGATCAAGAACCATTGGCTAAAAAAATTCGAGCGATGAAAACGGGTAAAGAGCCTTACCAAAGAAAAGAGGGGCAACCTAAGTTAGACTATAATCTCATCGACTATCAGGCAGCGCTTGGAATTGAACAACTTTCCAAAATTGGAATCATCTTAGAGAGAAAAAGAAAAATAGCACAAGTTTATCTACAGTCGATCTCTGGAACTTCAGTTAAAACTTGGTATGGAGATCCAAATTTAGATACATTTAACCGTTTTATTATTCTTGCTCCTGGAAGTTACGAACAAGTGGAAAGATATTTTCGCTCTTTACAGATAGGAACTCAAAGAGTAATGGAAGAACCAATTCATCATATTTTAGAACTTCCTAATACGGATTTCCCGAATGGAGAAAGGCT
This genomic window from Leptospira kirschneri serovar Cynopteri str. 3522 CT contains:
- a CDS encoding DegT/DnrJ/EryC1/StrS family aminotransferase yields the protein MSSTETEILEKNSKKKTEIEFHKPTLSREDLKTVLECLVEDHLTTGNVTTRFEKAFASTFRYKQVISTNHLTSAYHLALLALDVQAGDKVALSTFAPVSALDAIFLLKATPVVIDLDKNSFHLNSEELTQKLIDPSIKAIILDHSFGSIADAKRYDFKGIPVIEDISEVLGAQSATFIPGKQGSLAVCGLSVDQMITTGNGAMIITDQEPLAKKIRAMKTGKEPYQRKEGQPKLDYNLIDYQAALGIEQLSKIGIILERKRKIAQVYLQSISGTSVKTWYGDPNLDTFNRFIILAPGSYEQVERYFRSLQIGTQRVMEEPIHHILELPNTDFPNGERLFQRGHCIPIYPNLTKDNIQRISQAIRRIY